From one Anopheles bellator chromosome 1, idAnoBellAS_SP24_06.2, whole genome shotgun sequence genomic stretch:
- the LOC131205364 gene encoding fibulin-1 produces MVRSLWVFLFASLALVGCISGEPIAIEQILSLCCQEGEEWGLQSRLCSSYNKSLELVPAGLHGLCLSTIEICCSKQHKIYQCTAGQIAAKQGLSCSLKGDHSGSEFYTDCCEACKIGLVVGSSGNKCSVDPFAFGSPWDEIYDGCCNDIKKEGEVILLGAHDERGLCEQFPSVCSQLCENTADGSYVCKCHPGFKLEADRSTCAQISDEDNEALVRKGCGRGYSRKARTNECEDVNECETGEATCNVESQVCRNTRGSYQCVDVLPPDIACDPGYQPKNGKCEDIDECREEAACDEGYQCVNIRGSYECIAVVANYPITPQRKKVEPCTPGFRRHNEQCVDIDECAADKNACDSNQLCTNEIGGFRCDCKIGFILDAVTNACVDINECQVNAHECLESQRCDNTIGSYTCIRLQSCGTGYTLNAETGNCDDDDECALGRHNCRHPFVCYNTKGSFRCRQQSRYAPYATSTSTSTSTTTTTTARPHRYGPEQYPTLRYSSYTPYLPPCGIGFERNSLGACVDINECADEQRCLRHQQCINTNGSFRCRDLLTCPVGFRPNDDATECLDIDECATGVAQCGPDQTCKNKQGGYVCVCPPGHMIGQHQRCEDVDECAMHGTKVCHHNSRCTNTIGSFRCECKEGFKKQGSSDIVCTDVDECADIPGLCHQRCLNYWGSYRCGCNPGYRLSYNNRTCDDVDECEEYKSANLCVGTCENTPGSYACRCPHGYKLGADSRSCFDIDECQSRDVCNGRHEMCTNIGGSYRCTRIECPYGYRHDADRRNRCERINRYCNVGDAECLRQPLSYTHNFLTIVSNIPIPPEGRGLFTLTGPEEYEMIDFDLKLVTVDAAPHVRPVDLNYFSLDKKTNEAQVNLKKSIEGPQDIELELSVSVFRNGHLYGNNVAKLFLMISAHEY; encoded by the exons ccatcgccatcgagcAGATACTGTCCCTGTGCTGCCAGGAGGGCGAAGAGTGGGGCCTCCAGAGCCGGCTGTGCTCGAGCTACAACAAATCACTGGAGCTGGTCCCGGCCGGTCTGCACGGGCTGTGCCTGTCTACCATCGAGATATGCTGCTCGAAGCAGCACAAGATCTACCAGTGCACGGCCGGGCAGATTGCGGCCAAACAGGGGCTCAGCTGCTCGCTCAAGGGGGACCACTCGGGGTCGGAGTTTTACACG GACTGCTGCGAGGCGTGCAAGATAGGGCTTGTGGTCGGGTCGAGTGGGAACAAGTGCTCGGTGGACCCGTTCGCCTTCGGGAGCCCCTGGGACGAGATCTACGATGGGTGCTGCAATGACATCAAGAAAGAAGGTGAAGTAATCCTTCTCGGGGCGCATGATGAGC GAGGCCTGTGCGAACAGTTTCCGTCCGTGTGCTCGCAACTGTGCGAGAACACTGCGGACGGCTCGTATGTGTGCAAGTGTCACCCGGGCTTCAAGCTGGAAGCGGATCGGAGTACGTGTGCTCAAATTTCGGACGAAGATAATGAAGCGCTGGTCAGAAAGGG CTGCGGCCGGGGTTACAGCAGGAAAGCGCGCACGAACGAGTGCGAGGACGTGAACGAGTGCGAAACCGGCGAGGCCACGTGCAACGTCGAGAGCCAGGTTTGTCGGAACACGCGCGGTAGCTACCAGTGCGTGGACGTGCTGCCCCCGGATATTGCCTGCGACCCTGGCTATCAGCCGAAGAACGGCAAATGCGAAG ATATCGACGAGTGCAGAGAGGAGGCCGCGTGTGACGAAGGCTATCAGTGTGTCAACATCCGGGGGTCCTACGAGTGTATAGCTGTGGTGGCGAACTATCCCAT CACCCCGCAGCGGAAGAAGGTGGAACCATGTACCCCGGGCTTCCGGAGACATAATGAGCAGTGTGTCG ATATCGACGAGTGTGCGGCCGACAAGAACGCCTGCGACAGCAATCAACTGTGCACGAACGAGATAGGCGGATTCAGGTGCGACTGTAAAATTGGATTCATCCTGGATGCCGTGACGAACGCGTGTGTCG ATATCAACGAGTGCCAGGTCAACGCGCATGAGTGCCTGGAGTCGCAACGGTGTGACAACACCATCGGATCGTACACCTGCATCCGGCTGCAAAGTTGTGGCACCGGGTACACCCTCAATGCGGAAACGGGCAACTGTGACG ATGACGACGAGTGTGCCCTCGGACGGCACAACTGCCGGCATCCGTTTGTGTGCTACAACACCAAGGGCTCGTTCCGGTGTCGCCAGCAGTCCCGCTACGCGCCCTACGCAACAAGCACGTCGACATCGACCAGCActacgaccaccaccactgcccggCCGCACCGGTACGGGCCCGAGCAGTATCCGACCTTGCGCTACTCCTCCTACACGCCCTACCTGCCACCGTGCGGGATCGGCTTCGAACGGAACAGTCTGGGAGCGTGCGTCG ATATTAACGAGTGTGCCGACGAACAGCGGTGCCTTCGGCATCAGCAGTGTATCAACACGAACGGATCGTTCCGCTGCCGGGACTTGCTGACCTGTCCCGTAGGATTCCGGCCCAACGATGATGCCACAGAGTGCTTGG ATATCGACGAGTGCGCTACCGGTGTGGCGCAGTGTGGACCAGATCAGACCTGCAAGAACAAACAGGGTGGgtacgtgtgcgtgtgtcCTCCAGGCCACATGATCGGGCAGCACCAGCGCTGCGAGGACGTGGACGAGTGCGCGATGCACGGCACTAAGGTCTGCCATCATAACTCGCGTTGCACCAACACGATCGGGTCGTTCCGGTGTGAGTGCAAGGAGGGCTTCAAGAAGCAGGGTTCCAGCGACATCGTCTGCACGGATGTGGACGAGTGTGCCGATATACCTGGTCTCTGCCATCAGCGGTGCCTCAACTACTGGGGCTCGTACCGGTGTGGCTGCAACCCTGGCTACCGACTAAGCTACAACAACCGGACCTGCGACGACGTGGACGAGTGCGAGGAGTACAAGTCCGCCAACCTGTGCGTGGGCACCTGTGAGAACACACCCGGATCGTATGCGTGCCGCTGTCCTCACGGCTACAAGCTGGGTGCCGATAGTCGGAGCTGCTTCG ACATTGACGAGTGCCAGTCACGCGATGTGTGCAACGGGCGCCACGAAATGTGCACCAACATTGGTGGAAGCTACCGGTGCACGCGCATCGAGTGTCCTTACGGCTACCGACACGATGCTGACAGGCGGAA CCGTTGTGAGCGTATCAACCGGTACTGCAATGTGGGCGATGCGGAGTGTCTGCGCCAGCCGCTCTCCTACACGCACAACTTCCTCACGATCGTTTCGAACATCCCGATCCCACCGGAGGGCCGCGGCCTGTTCACGCTGACCGGTCCGGAGGAGTACGAGATGATTGATTTCGACCTGAAGCTCGTCACGGTGGATGCTGCCCCGCACGTTCGGCCGGTGGATCTCAATTACTTCAG CCTCGacaagaaaacgaacgaagctCAGGTGAATCTGAAGAAAAGCATCGAGGGACCGCAAGACATCGAGCTCGAGCTTAGTGTGTCCGTCTTCCGGAACGGCCATCTGTACGGAAACAACGTGGCGAAGCTGTTTCTGATGATATCGGCCCATGAGTACTAA
- the LOC131205249 gene encoding large ribosomal subunit protein uL3m-like, with the protein MISCVCSLTRPLFPNGRNAINPVPVRSKNYLNRPRLRNPAWFVKKLRTLHNEHLTKDNSAFVGEIKLAASKHRTLLQLALNGQQESTGPEWSPAVRRTGVIAKKIGQYPLWTRDGSKIRTTLLQIIDNEVVKYIPPEQYRPAQEPRQQRRNWRKPYGCLLVGAESVDLSLLTKEYAGLFRHSGVLPKKHLCRFTVSPEAQLLPGTALTVDHFHVGQYVDVRGKTVDRGFQGVCKRWGFSGMPKSHGATKTHRRPGNIGAGGEKARVWPGTSMPGHMGNRWRMLRGLQILRINRRHNVMWVRGSNIAGSTNGLVYVYDTILPLRQHGAKRGPDGQPPFPTAPSTVTSAEEEVWLDELQDFGQLSITYGIDK; encoded by the exons ATGATATCCTGTGTGTGCTCATTGACGCGGCCGCTGTTTCCGAACGGCAGGAACGCCAtcaatccggttccggtgcggtcgAAAAACTACCTCAATCGACCGCGGCTCCGGAACCCCGCTTGGTTCGTCAAGAAACTGCGTACG CTGCACAATGAACATCTCACCAAAGATAACAGTGCGTTCGTGGGCGAAATCAAACTGGCAGCCTCGAAGCACCGGACTTTGTTACAACTAGCCTTGAACGGTCAACAGGAAAGTACCGGGCCCGAATGGAGCCCAGCTGTGAGACGAACCGGAGTCATCGCAAAGAAGATCGGTCAGTATCCGTTGTGGACGCGTGACGGGAGTAAAATCCGCACCACCTTGCTGCAG ATTATCGACAACGAGGTGGTAAAATACATCCCGCCGGAACAGTATCGGCCAGCGCAGGAACCACGCCAGCAGCGTCGGAACTGGCGTAAACCTTACGGTTGCCTGCTGGTCGGCGCGGAAAGTGTCGATTTGTCGCTGCTCACGAAGGAATACGCCGGTCTGTTCCGACACTCGGGAGTGTTGCCGAAGAAGCACCTCTGTCGGTTCACCGTTTCACCGGAGGCACAGTTACTACCCGGAACGGCACTGACGGTGGATCACTTCCACGTCGGCCAGTACGTGGACGTGCGGGGCAAAACGGTCGACCGGGGATTTCAGGGTGTCTGCAAGCGTTGGGGCTTCAGCGGGATGCCCAAGTCGCACGGTGCCACGAAGAcgcaccgccggccgggcaACATTGGGGCCGGTGGCGAAAAGGCCCGTGTCTGGCCGGGCACTAGCATGCCGGGCCACATGGGAAACCGGTGGCGGATGCTGCGCGGACTGCAGATACTTCGCATCAACCGCAGACACAATGTAATGTGGGTGCGCGGCAGCAACATAGCCGGCAGCACCAACGGTCTCGTCTATGTGTACGACACGATCCTGCCACTGCGCCAGCACGGGGCTAAGCGAGGTCCGGACGGGCAGCCACCGTTTCCAACTGCACCATCGACAGTGACTTCGGCCGAGGAAGAAGTTTGGCTCGATGAACTCCAAGATTTTGGCCAACTTTCCATCACGTACGGAATTGATAAGTGA
- the LOC131216528 gene encoding 5-hydroxytryptamine receptor 1D: MDLKAGKHLVAPAINNISCSHNRFAGHFFAQIGPFDVIQALFIVLLTFLVIGANLMVILVINSRRYAAYIHPQPRYLLTSLALNDLAIGLLIIPFSALPALLHCWPYGEIFCQIQVSALLRGALSQQSAVILVCMAVDRYLCVLHPRIYHKRSSKKGCVAVLSVTWILCLTCFGLLVLPKGYYFNKTGLLACEPFYSKSSYRILSSCALYFPTTMVLMYCYGSSFHANRYRLAAPSAAASLSLNVSSSGGGRTAAAIDATANGGATGRAGASLPGRSKQDTIETLTANTSSVLEHHACDGNMLTEVTAITPMSVSFSEKVSLLGEEDDSMVHGSTSRTMAAISLGFIVIITPWTIQEIVATCTGSKIPPSIDFCVTWIALSSSFWNPFLYWLLNARFRRICKDLLTSKCTRGSRSSLEEKCSISLEYDHQLTSLPLPPGPPPATICRSALHTPRPDIECPEKYWGDILERTFSTGSINTLHQRMGNVAPLHFSNRQPSNCGLAHPQPQLHYRCEQHQLMRNPSSTSIPEQDHSTGSGCYKDLDVDLGGHFPGAGSQPLVCERELHDINCAKNKAFFRGFNLHQGLPDI, from the exons ATGGATCTGAAAGCTGGCAAACATCTAGTAGCACCAGCGATAAATAATATCAGTTGCTCCCATAATCGGTTCGCCGGTCACTTCTTCGCCCAGATCGGCCCGTTCGATGTCATACAGGCGCTGTTCATCGTGCTGCTAACGTTCCTGGTCATCGGTGCGAACCTGATGGTGATACTCGTGATCAATAGCCGCCGCTATGCTGCGTACATCCATCCGCAGCCCCGCTACCTGCTGACGTCGCTGGCCCTCAACGATCTGGCCATCGGGCTGCTGATCATACCGTTTAGCGCCCTCCCCGCCTTACTACACTGCTGGCCTTACGGAGAAATCTTTTGCCAAATACAGGTAAGC GCGTTACTACGTGGAGCTTTATCACAACAAAGTGCTGTTATACTCGTGTGCATGGCGGTCGACCGATACCTGTGCGTGCTGCATCCCCGGATATACCACAAGCGGTCCAGCAAAAAG GGCTGTGTTGCGGTTTTGAGCGTCACGTGGATACTGTGTCTGACCTGCTTCGGGTTGCTGGTTCTACCGAAAG GTTATTACTTCAACAAAACGGGGCTGCTGGCGTGCGAGCCGTTCTACAGCAAATCGTCCTACCGGATCCTGTCCAGCTGTGCGCTCTACTTCCCCACCACGATGGTGCTGATGTACTGCTACGGATCAAGTTTCCACGCGAATCGATACCGGCTGGCGGCACCGAGTGCCGCCGCATCCCTCTCGCTGAACGTCTCCAGCTCCGGCGGTGGACGGACAGCCGCAGCGatcgacgccaccgccaacggtggGGCCACCGGCCGAGCTGGTGCCAGCCTTCCTGGCCGGAGCAAGCAGGACACTATCGAGACGCTAACGGCCAACACCAGTTCCGTGCTGGAGCACCACGCCTGCGACGGGAACATGCTGACGGAAGTCACCGCCATTACGCCGATGTCGGTCTCCTTCTCCGAAAAGGTAAGTCTG CTGGGCGAAGAGGACGACAGCATGGTACACGGTTCGACGTCGCGGACGATGGCGGCCATATCATTAGGTTTTATAGTTATAATCACCCCCTGGACGATACAGGAGATCGTGGCCACGTGCACCGGCTCGAAG ATaccaccatcgatcgatttctgcGTCACGTGGATAGCTTTAAGCAGTAGTTTTTGGAACCCTTTTCTGTACTGGCTGTTGAATGCGAGATTTCGGCGCATCTGCAAGGACCTGCTCACGTCCAAG TGTACGAGAGGCAGCCGAAGTTCGCTGGAGGAAAAGTGTAGCATAAGCTTAGAGTACGATCACCAGCTAACgtcactgccactgccgccggggccaccgccggcaacgATCTGCCGGTCGGCCCTACACACACCCCGCCCGGACATCGAGTGCCCGGAGAAGTACTGGGGCGACATCCTGGAGCGCACGTtcagcaccggcagcatcaaCACGCTGCACCAGCGGATGGGCAACGTGGCGCCGTTGCACTTCAGCAACCGTCAGCCGAGCAACTGCGGCCTGGCGCATCCGCAGCCCCAGCTCCACTACCGctgcgagcagcaccagctgaTGCGCaaccccagcagcaccagcatcccGGAGCAGGACCACAGTACCGGGTCCGGCTGCTACAAGGACCTGGACGTGGATCTGGGCGGCCACTTCCCGGGTGCCGGCTCACAGCCGCTGGTGTGCGAGCGCGAGCTGCACGACATCAACTGTGCCAAAAACAAAGCATTCTTCCGGGGCTTCAACCTGCACCAGGGGCTGCCCGATATCTAG